TTCATTACAGGAATAGAAAAGGCCAATAACAAAATATTCTGCATTGCCATTTACAAAAAAGTATTGACTAAAGCGGGCTTTCTCTTTAATATGCTTTGCATATGAAATTCTTTCCAATCTAAATATAAAGCACCATTTAGTTTTTGGCAATGAAAAAAACTGCaaaacattgtttttgttttttttttttccttttttttttctttctttcttttactgcaTATGAAGGTAAGATGCTGGAATGTAGGGTGATagaaggaaagggacaaaaaGCACACTACATAACAAACCAACGTTATTAGCTTGCAGTACTGCATACAGTATGGCagcaggaaaaaggaacaaaaaaggatATGTACAACCCCTATGACAGCCATCCGTGTGACATTCTAGCAGGCTCCCCCAAACTGCCATTATATGGcttctcatctgtacaatgtcacacttttttgtttgtctcttcttcttttttttttttttttttgaagcatacAAATAATTTGCACTATATTATcctgccaaattaaaaaaatatactgtggcagcctgtctttttttttttttccactaccaaaAAAGGTACATTGATACCTTTTAAGAGAACAAGCAACAGTTAAAAATACAAGCTTCAATATAAATACTATAGTGCCTAACACTAGATGAACATTTAATTCAAATACCAttctagaaatacagaaaaaagacCATAAATGTGTTTTAGCATAGGAATCAACATGAGTGTGCATTTTCCTATATTTAAGTACTATATAATCTTAAACCTTTCCCCAATGTATGTTTTTTTACAACCTGAAGAGCGGTGTGTATCCAAGGCATAGAATTTCCACtaccatttttaaatggataacAAGTCTTGTAACACCACCAAGACAATGGAACCCTAAAATGCAGTTCCCCCCTAAACATAatgaagtgttttttaaaaaaattttttcttaacatttatatttaaaaaagttttgtaCAAAAAAATCCTTGCACTGTAGAAGCGAAAGCAATCATTCATTTCTATGTTAAGTGTATTCTGTTTTCCATTCACAGCGCTTGCAATGTTGAGTCCGAGTAAGTAAGCTCATTAGTCAAGTAAATGGCTGGCAAaggttttttttagttttttttttaaaaaatgctcatcaATGAGAttgtgttcaatttttttttttcagcattcttGCAACTTTTCCCTTAAGTATAGACCTGTAAACTGGGAAAATTGTACAGTGCACTTAATTGTCCTATCTGAGCAGGTTTATTTTATACTCAACCTCTGTATCTCTGATTAGAGAAAAGATACAGATATTACAGGCAGAGTCAAGTGCTATTTGAACACCAACTGGGGCAGATGCTagcttaataaaaaagaaaaaattaaaaaaataaaataaaaacaatgaatcctCTTCCATGTTAACACAAATAGCACACAGTGtatggaaaagaaatgaagtacaaCTTTTAGGGAGCACAGACATATATATTGCtactcttaaaattctttctcttcttttttaagaatgtCACATTTAAACACAAGTCTTAAGAATTCATAGTTAATCATCATTGTATCAATATTAGCTTATACACCTGTTCTAGTTTAAAATGGCAAATAGTACCACATTGTGCTAAAagatcacatatttttttttcctgttacccTCTGTCAAACCTTATCGTCAGTCTCTTGTTTTTAATATGGTCTACAAGGTCTTAAAGTTTATCGTTTGATTGTCCCTTTGACAACCAAATAGATCTGGATCTATTTCTTTCGGTGCCAGAATTTTCTTAAACAGACATTATTTAAAACAAGTtatcttcataaaatgaattcctTACTAATGCATTTAATTGTATTCCAGGGCTTTTGCACGTTGCACATTCAATCtaatcatcatttaaaaaaaataaaactttgggcAAAACAGCCCATTTCTTTTAAGCTCTCACCAGGAGCAAAATAGCATTTATACTGGTATAATCAGTTTTGCTTATAAGATTAAACTAAAGGGAGAATGATGATTAACTAGGACATAATGGGTCATATTTTTAGGTAGCCATTGTTGTGAGAAATACAATATAGAATTATATGCTAGGTCCTAAGGTTTCTTACCTCACCCAATGCTGAATTAAGCTACAAGTTTATAACAAGTAGAAAGAACCATCAACGTGGTTTTCATAGATCCAAGGCActcttattttaaaaccaaatgatAGGataaacttgttttgtttttctgttaatttgtCAATTCAaggccttttttttccctttccaattGATACATTTAACCCTTTAGAGACAGACATTTAGCTCATAGAGATTTCGTTTCAGTGCTGTCCATTCTGTCTGTAGAGGGTTAACCCAAAGACTGTTTTTCCTCCTCACgttataaaataaaactgtacatGATATGTATTACAGAATGTATGCAGCatggtctttttctctctctctctctctttttctctcagaacGGAACTGGAAACAGCAACATGTTTGCTCAGCAACGAATCGGGGACAATTTAAAATAGCCATAACATACCATACATGCtgtctaagtttaaaaaaaaaaaaaacatacacaacATGTAAATTATTGCACAAGAGAAAGGCTCAAAGTTTGCGTAAAATGCAATAGTATTGCCCCATACAGATCATGCATTCAAACGGTgagaacataaaggaaaaaaagaaaaagaaaaaagaaaaagaaaaaaaaacaggtgtgCTGGTGACAAGCACTCTCATATTCTTAGCTTCCGttacttctgtttgtttgtttgtttaatcacATGGGACTAGAAAAAAATCCTATGGGGGAGTGGGGCTGGAGGgcgatgggggagggggtggtgaaaAAAGGAAGTGTCaggtgggagtgagggaggggtATTAATATACCTCTATTCAGTTTTTATATCATTATTCAACACTCGATCACTGtgccattttttcatgtgtttctccAGGGTACTGTACACGCTAAAAGGCATCTTACAAATTTCACATTTGTAAACGTCCTTCCCCACCTGGCCATGCGTTTTCATGTGCCTGGTGAGCTTGCTACTCTGGGCACAGGCATAGTTGCACAGCTCGCATTTATAAGGCCTTTCGCCCGTGTGGCTTCTCCTGTGGACAGTGAGATTGCTACAGTTCTTGAAGACTTTCCCACAGTACTCACAAGTGTCGCTGCGTCTGCCCTCTTTTGAGCTGGGCCTGCCCGGGCCCGGACCACTAATATGGGGCGTGCTCCCTCCACTTCCCGTGCCGCTGCGCCCCGAGATCCCTCCGTCCAGCTCCCCGGGCGGCGTGGAGAAGCGCAAGCTCCCGTTCTCCGAGGAGTGCTCCGACGAGGAGGCGAAAGGCGATTGTCTGGAGTCTCCGAAGCTAAGGAAGGGATCTTTGAGCTGCCTGGAGGCCGCGTAGCCAGCGAGCCACTGCGAGTACACGTTCTCCGTGTTGGGCATCGCGGCCGGGGGCAAGTCGAACTCCTTCTCGAGCTTGATGCGCTTGGAGAAGGGGCTCAGCGAGCTGGGGCTGCCCAGCAGCAGCTTTTTGGACAGGCCCCCCGAGGCCGACTCGCCCGGGGAGCAGCCGCGGCCGTTAACAGTGCCATCGTCTATGCGGTCCGACTCGCCGGCCACCGAGTCTTCGTCGCAAGTGTCCCTGTGGCCCTCGGCCTCGGCCAGGTGGCCGCGCTTATGTTTCTCGCCCAGGACCTGGTGGAAGGCCTCGCTGAAGTGCTGCATGGAGCTGAGCACCATGCCCTGCATGACATCAGGCAGGGCGCGGCCCTCGTCGCCCACGCCCACCACCGCGCCCCGCGAGCTGTTCTCGTGGTGGCGCGCCGCCTCCAGGCTCAGCCCGAAGCCGTAGTCCACCCTCTCGCTCTCCgtcagctcctcctcctcctcttcctcctcttcttcttcttcttcgtcgtcctcctcttcctcctcatccccaTTCTCCGGGATCAGGTTGGGGTCATTCTCGCTCTTGAACTTGGCCACCACAGACTTGAGCGCGCTGCTGGCGCTGCCCACCAGGTCGCTGGTGCCGGGTTCCGGGGAGCTGGCGGTGGAGAGGCCGTCGTCGGACTTGACCGTCATAGGGGACGacttgtgcatgtgtgtcttCATGTGGCGCTTCAGCTTGCTGGCCTGCGTGCACGCGTGGTCGCACAGGTTGCACTTGTAGGGCTTCTCGCCCGTGTGGCTGCGCCGGTGCACCACGAGGTTGCTCTGAAATTTGAACGTCTTGCCGCAGAACTCGCATGACTTGGACTTGaccgggggctgggagggaggaggggcggattgcagaggagggagggggggcgTCGCCAGGAAGGGCGGCTTGCTACCTGGCTGGAATGGTTGCAGTAACCTTTGCATAGGGCTGGGCCGGCCTGGGGACAGCGGTGGGCTAGACGTGTTCCCTGCCAGCTCTCTAAGTCTCCTAGAGAAATCCATGGCGGGAGGCTCCATAGCCATTGGATTCAACCGCAGCACCCTGTCAAAGGCA
This genomic interval from Mustela lutreola isolate mMusLut2 chromosome 9, mMusLut2.pri, whole genome shotgun sequence contains the following:
- the BCL11A gene encoding B-cell lymphoma/leukemia 11A isoform X3 — protein: MSRRKQGKPQHLSKREFSPEPLEAILTDDEPDHGPLGAPEGDHDLLTCGQCQMNFPLGDILIFIEHKRKQCNGSLCLEKAVDKPPSPSPIEMKKASNPVEVGIQVTPEDDDCLSTSSRGICPKQEHIADKLLHWRGLSSPRSAHGALIPTPGMSAEYAPQGICKDEPSSYTCTTCKQPFTSAWFLLQHAQNTHGLRIYLESEHGSPLTPRVGIPSGLGAECPSQPPLHGIHIADNNPFNLLRIPGSVSREASGLAEGRFPPTPPLFSPPPRHHLDPHRIERLGAEEMALATHHPSAFDRVLRLNPMAMEPPAMDFSRRLRELAGNTSSPPLSPGRPSPMQRLLQPFQPGSKPPFLATPPLPPLQSAPPPSQPPVKSKSCEFCGKTFKFQSNLVVHRRSHTGEKPYKCNLCDHACTQASKLKRHMKTHMHKSSPMTVKSDDGLSTASSPEPGTSDLVGSASSALKSVVAKFKSENDPNLIPENGDEEEEEDDEEEEEEEEEEEEELTESERVDYGFGLSLEAARHHENSSRGAVVGVGDEGRALPDVMQGMVLSSMQHFSEAFHQVLGEKHKRGHLAEAEGHRDTCDEDSVAGESDRIDDGTVNGRGCSPGESASGGLSKKLLLGSPSSLSPFSKRIKLEKEFDLPPAAMPNTENVYSQWLAGYAASRQLKDPFLSFGDSRQSPFASSSEHSSENGSLRFSTPPGELDGGISGRSGTGSGGSTPHISGPGPGRPSSKEGRRSDTCEYCGKVFKNCSNLTVHRRSHTGERPYKCELCNYACAQSSKLTRHMKTHGQVLHTPPFGVVPRELKMCGSFRMEAREPLSSEKI
- the BCL11A gene encoding B-cell lymphoma/leukemia 11A isoform X6 → MSRRKQGKPQHLSKREFSPEPLEAILTDDEPDHGPLGAPEGDHDLLTCGQCQMNFPLGDILIFIEHKRKQCNGSLCLEKAVDKPPSPSPIEMKKASNPVEVGIQVTPEDDDCLSTSSRGICPKQEHIAGKDEPSSYTCTTCKQPFTSAWFLLQHAQNTHGLRIYLESEHGSPLTPRVGIPSGLGAECPSQPPLHGIHIADNNPFNLLRIPGSVSREASGLAEGRFPPTPPLFSPPPRHHLDPHRIERLGAEEMALATHHPSAFDRVLRLNPMAMEPPAMDFSRRLRELAGNTSSPPLSPGRPSPMQRLLQPFQPGSKPPFLATPPLPPLQSAPPPSQPPVKSKSCEFCGKTFKFQSNLVVHRRSHTGEKPYKCNLCDHACTQASKLKRHMKTHMHKSSPMTVKSDDGLSTASSPEPGTSDLVGSASSALKSVVAKFKSENDPNLIPENGDEEEEEDDEEEEEEEEEEEEELTESERVDYGFGLSLEAARHHENSSRGAVVGVGDEGRALPDVMQGMVLSSMQHFSEAFHQVLGEKHKRGHLAEAEGHRDTCDEDSVAGESDRIDDGTVNGRGCSPGESASGGLSKKLLLGSPSSLSPFSKRIKLEKEFDLPPAAMPNTENVYSQWLAGYAASRQLKDPFLSFGDSRQSPFASSSEHSSENGSLRFSTPPGELDGGISGRSGTGSGGSTPHISGPGPGRPSSKEGRRSDTCEYCGKVFKNCSNLTVHRRSHTGERPYKCELCNYACAQSSKLTRHMKTHGQVLHTPPFGVVPRELKMCGSFRMEAREPLSSEKI
- the BCL11A gene encoding B-cell lymphoma/leukemia 11A isoform X4, coding for MSRRKQGKPQHLSKREFSPEPLEAILTDDEPDHGPLGAPEGDHDLLTCGQCQMNFPLGDILIFIEHKRKQCNGSLCLEKAVDKPPSPSPIEMKKASNPVEVGIQVTPEDDDCLSTSSRGICPKQEHIADKLLHWRGLSSPRSAHGALIPTPGMSAEYAPQGICKDEPSSYTCTTCKQPFTSAWFLLQHAQNTHGLRIYLESEHGSPLTPRVGIPSGLGAECPSQPPLHGIHIADNNPFNLLRIPGSVSREASGLAEGRFPPTPPLFSPPPRHHLDPHRIERLGAEEMALATHHPSAFDRVLRLNPMAMEPPAMDFSRRLRELAGNTSSPPLSPGRPSPMQRLLQPFQPGSKPPFLATPPLPPLQSAPPPSQPPVKSKSCEFCGKTFKFQSNLVVHRRSHTGEKPYKCNLCDHACTQASKLKRHMKTHMHKSSPMTVKSDDGLSTASSPEPGTSDLVGSASSALKSVVAKFKSENDPNLIPENGDEEEEEDDEEEEEEEEEEEEELTESERVDYGFGLSLEAARHHENSSRGAVVGVGDEGRALPDVMQGMVLSSMQHFSEAFHQVLGEKHKRGHLAEAEGHRDTCDEDSVAGESDRIDDGTVNGRGCSPGESASGGLSKKLLLGSPSSLSPFSKRIKLEKEFDLPPAAMPNTENVYSQWLAGYAASRQLKDPFLSFGDSRQSPFASSSEHSSENGSLRFSTPPGELDGGISGRSGTGSGGSTPHISGPGPGRPSSKEGRRSDTCSSHTPIRRSTQRAQDVWQFSDGSSRALKF
- the BCL11A gene encoding B-cell lymphoma/leukemia 11A isoform X5, producing MSRRKQGKPQHLSKREFSPEPLEAILTDDEPDHGPLGAPEGDHDLLTCGQCQMNFPLGDILIFIEHKRKQCNGSLCLEKAVDKPPSPSPIEMKKASNPVEVGIQVTPEDDDCLSTSSRGICPKQEHIAGKDEPSSYTCTTCKQPFTSAWFLLQHAQNTHGLRIYLESEHGSPLTPRVGIPSGLGAECPSQPPLHGIHIADNNPFNLLRIPGSVSREASGLAEGRFPPTPPLFSPPPRHHLDPHRIERLGAEEMALATHHPSAFDRVLRLNPMAMEPPAMDFSRRLRELAGNTSSPPLSPGRPSPMQRLLQPFQPGSKPPFLATPPLPPLQSAPPPSQPPVKSKSCEFCGKTFKFQSNLVVHRRSHTGEKPYKCNLCDHACTQASKLKRHMKTHMHKSSPMTVKSDDGLSTASSPEPGTSDLVGSASSALKSVVAKFKSENDPNLIPENGDEEEEEDDEEEEEEEEEEEEELTESERVDYGFGLSLEAARHHENSSRGAVVGVGDEGRALPDVMQGMVLSSMQHFSEAFHQVLGEKHKRGHLAEAEGHRDTCDEDSVAGESDRIDDGTVNGRGCSPGESASGGLSKKLLLGSPSSLSPFSKRIKLEKEFDLPPAAMPNTENVYSQWLAGYAASRQLKDPFLSFGDSRQSPFASSSEHSSENGSLRFSTPPGELDGGISGRSGTGSGGSTPHISGPGPGRPSSKEGRRSDTCEYCGKVFKNCSNLTVHRRSHTGERPYKCELCNYACAQSSKLTRHMKTHGQVGKDVYKCEICKMPFSVYSTLEKHMKKWHSDRVLNNDIKTE
- the BCL11A gene encoding B-cell lymphoma/leukemia 11A isoform X1, yielding MSRRKQGKPQHLSKREFSPEPLEAILTDDEPDHGPLGAPEGDHDLLTCGQCQMNFPLGDILIFIEHKRKQCNGSLCLEKAVDKPPSPSPIEMKKASNPVEVGIQVTPEDDDCLSTSSRGICPKQEHIADKLLHWRGLSSPRSAHGALIPTPGMSAEYAPQGICKDEPSSYTCTTCKQPFTSAWFLLQHAQNTHGLRIYLESEHGSPLTPRVGIPSGLGAECPSQPPLHGIHIADNNPFNLLRIPGSVSREASGLAEGRFPPTPPLFSPPPRHHLDPHRIERLGAEEMALATHHPSAFDRVLRLNPMAMEPPAMDFSRRLRELAGNTSSPPLSPGRPSPMQRLLQPFQPGSKPPFLATPPLPPLQSAPPPSQPPVKSKSCEFCGKTFKFQSNLVVHRRSHTGEKPYKCNLCDHACTQASKLKRHMKTHMHKSSPMTVKSDDGLSTASSPEPGTSDLVGSASSALKSVVAKFKSENDPNLIPENGDEEEEEDDEEEEEEEEEEEEELTESERVDYGFGLSLEAARHHENSSRGAVVGVGDEGRALPDVMQGMVLSSMQHFSEAFHQVLGEKHKRGHLAEAEGHRDTCDEDSVAGESDRIDDGTVNGRGCSPGESASGGLSKKLLLGSPSSLSPFSKRIKLEKEFDLPPAAMPNTENVYSQWLAGYAASRQLKDPFLSFGDSRQSPFASSSEHSSENGSLRFSTPPGELDGGISGRSGTGSGGSTPHISGPGPGRPSSKEGRRSDTCEYCGKVFKNCSNLTVHRRSHTGERPYKCELCNYACAQSSKLTRHMKTHGQVGKDVYKCEICKMPFSVYSTLEKHMKKWHSDRVLNNDIKTE
- the BCL11A gene encoding B-cell lymphoma/leukemia 11A isoform X7, with the protein product MSRRKQGKPQHLSKREFSPEPLEAILTDDEPDHGPLGAPEGDHDLLTCGQCQMNFPLGDILIFIEHKRKQCNGSLCLEKAVDKPPSPSPIEMKKASNPVEVGIQVTPEDDDCLSTSSRGICPKQEHIAGKDEPSSYTCTTCKQPFTSAWFLLQHAQNTHGLRIYLESEHGSPLTPRVGIPSGLGAECPSQPPLHGIHIADNNPFNLLRIPGSVSREASGLAEGRFPPTPPLFSPPPRHHLDPHRIERLGAEEMALATHHPSAFDRVLRLNPMAMEPPAMDFSRRLRELAGNTSSPPLSPGRPSPMQRLLQPFQPGSKPPFLATPPLPPLQSAPPPSQPPVKSKSCEFCGKTFKFQSNLVVHRRSHTGEKPYKCNLCDHACTQASKLKRHMKTHMHKSSPMTVKSDDGLSTASSPEPGTSDLVGSASSALKSVVAKFKSENDPNLIPENGDEEEEEDDEEEEEEEEEEEEELTESERVDYGFGLSLEAARHHENSSRGAVVGVGDEGRALPDVMQGMVLSSMQHFSEAFHQVLGEKHKRGHLAEAEGHRDTCDEDSVAGESDRIDDGTVNGRGCSPGESASGGLSKKLLLGSPSSLSPFSKRIKLEKEFDLPPAAMPNTENVYSQWLAGYAASRQLKDPFLSFGDSRQSPFASSSEHSSENGSLRFSTPPGELDGGISGRSGTGSGGSTPHISGPGPGRPSSKEGRRSDTCSSHTPIRRSTQRAQDVWQFSDGSSRALKF
- the BCL11A gene encoding B-cell lymphoma/leukemia 11A isoform X2, which codes for MRSRRGARRCEVTARPAEPLEAILTDDEPDHGPLGAPEGDHDLLTCGQCQMNFPLGDILIFIEHKRKQCNGSLCLEKAVDKPPSPSPIEMKKASNPVEVGIQVTPEDDDCLSTSSRGICPKQEHIADKLLHWRGLSSPRSAHGALIPTPGMSAEYAPQGICKDEPSSYTCTTCKQPFTSAWFLLQHAQNTHGLRIYLESEHGSPLTPRVGIPSGLGAECPSQPPLHGIHIADNNPFNLLRIPGSVSREASGLAEGRFPPTPPLFSPPPRHHLDPHRIERLGAEEMALATHHPSAFDRVLRLNPMAMEPPAMDFSRRLRELAGNTSSPPLSPGRPSPMQRLLQPFQPGSKPPFLATPPLPPLQSAPPPSQPPVKSKSCEFCGKTFKFQSNLVVHRRSHTGEKPYKCNLCDHACTQASKLKRHMKTHMHKSSPMTVKSDDGLSTASSPEPGTSDLVGSASSALKSVVAKFKSENDPNLIPENGDEEEEEDDEEEEEEEEEEEEELTESERVDYGFGLSLEAARHHENSSRGAVVGVGDEGRALPDVMQGMVLSSMQHFSEAFHQVLGEKHKRGHLAEAEGHRDTCDEDSVAGESDRIDDGTVNGRGCSPGESASGGLSKKLLLGSPSSLSPFSKRIKLEKEFDLPPAAMPNTENVYSQWLAGYAASRQLKDPFLSFGDSRQSPFASSSEHSSENGSLRFSTPPGELDGGISGRSGTGSGGSTPHISGPGPGRPSSKEGRRSDTCEYCGKVFKNCSNLTVHRRSHTGERPYKCELCNYACAQSSKLTRHMKTHGQVGKDVYKCEICKMPFSVYSTLEKHMKKWHSDRVLNNDIKTE